The following proteins are co-located in the Frigidibacter mobilis genome:
- a CDS encoding VapE domain-containing protein yields the protein MIDLNDVATSTPRHDLAAVRDRLAITANDWLPRLFPEAQLARDRRALRCADLSGRAPRKDGSCTIHLDGPYAGWGFDYATGERAGPIDLIAQATGLSDAALFDEAARIAGMDHPAPRSALRPKPNHSAEIARLVAGAVPLAGSVGEDYLRARGLSDPASPDLMFHPDLADFETKRGWPGLIALARFANGDRAPGIHRTFLLDDGSAKAPAGKKMLGSVADAAVRLFAIRDDGHLGVAEGIETALAAHDLFGTQVWATLSADGLARFRWPDGTRRITIYADAGDAGRQAAATLSDRLNRADIPNEIVLPLHGDDFNDDLMRGARAADYCAGDGAAATSLADELQTRPVGDNDIAALVTAAEALTNPPDITTLGQLLGRIALARLDPLPARQILAHIKVATGIPMAILEKQMTELGRRVNASGDPNARISKPAWYNRLRQDMAGTPERNEANVIIALTSDVAFAGVLAFDDFAQAIVVRQPLPWDGATGPFPRAWEDADEVRTAEWLQLRGVNVAPMVVGRAIGAVARDHRIHPVRDWLDHLRWDGKPRIETWTSTYLGAEPTAFHHTVGALWLISAIARIFRPGVKADHMLILEGPQGARKSTAIKVLAGEEWFTDELPELGSKDAAIHMQGIWIVEIAELDAIGRAEVSRIKAFLTRTTDRFRPPYGRYTVEVPRQCVFAGTVNPDTYLRDETGNRRFWPLRCGTIDIAALARDRDQLWAEAVHRFREGAIWWIDDAALLAEARTEQESRYQGDAWDARIDRWLTHDTRSVNRGHAGYDDWQEEEIERVDPIRDVSVGEILEGALGIEPAKWTKIDQMRVGAWLKSRHWERYRRRTGETREWRYRRPERKD from the coding sequence ATGATCGACCTGAACGATGTCGCCACCTCCACCCCCCGCCATGACCTGGCGGCGGTGCGTGACCGGTTGGCCATCACGGCCAACGACTGGCTGCCGCGACTGTTCCCGGAGGCACAGCTTGCCCGCGACCGGCGTGCGCTGCGCTGCGCCGATCTTTCGGGCCGGGCCCCGCGCAAGGACGGATCCTGCACCATCCATCTCGACGGGCCCTATGCCGGCTGGGGCTTCGACTATGCCACCGGCGAGCGTGCGGGCCCGATCGACCTGATCGCACAGGCAACCGGCCTCTCTGACGCCGCACTTTTCGACGAGGCGGCGCGCATCGCGGGCATGGACCATCCGGCACCTCGGTCCGCACTGCGCCCCAAGCCCAATCATTCCGCCGAGATCGCCAGGCTTGTCGCTGGCGCAGTCCCGTTGGCGGGCTCCGTGGGTGAGGACTACCTCCGCGCGCGCGGGCTATCGGACCCTGCCTCGCCGGATCTGATGTTCCATCCCGACCTTGCAGACTTCGAGACCAAGCGTGGCTGGCCGGGGTTGATCGCGCTGGCGCGGTTCGCGAATGGTGATCGGGCGCCCGGCATCCATCGCACTTTTCTTCTGGACGACGGCAGCGCCAAGGCCCCAGCAGGCAAGAAGATGCTGGGTTCTGTTGCGGACGCCGCGGTGCGTCTGTTCGCCATTCGGGACGACGGCCATCTTGGCGTTGCCGAAGGCATCGAAACGGCCCTTGCGGCGCACGACCTTTTCGGCACGCAGGTCTGGGCGACCCTTTCGGCCGATGGGCTGGCACGTTTTCGCTGGCCCGACGGCACGAGGCGCATCACCATCTATGCTGATGCAGGCGATGCAGGGCGTCAGGCCGCCGCGACCCTGTCAGACCGGCTGAACCGGGCCGACATTCCGAATGAAATCGTCCTGCCCCTCCATGGCGATGATTTCAACGACGATCTGATGCGCGGAGCCCGCGCCGCTGATTATTGCGCTGGCGACGGCGCTGCTGCGACCAGTCTGGCTGACGAGTTGCAGACCCGCCCTGTCGGCGACAATGACATCGCGGCTCTCGTCACCGCTGCCGAGGCATTGACCAACCCACCCGACATCACGACCCTTGGCCAGCTTCTCGGCCGCATCGCACTTGCGCGGTTGGACCCGCTGCCAGCGCGCCAGATCCTCGCGCACATCAAGGTCGCGACCGGAATTCCCATGGCGATCCTCGAAAAGCAGATGACGGAACTCGGTCGCCGCGTGAACGCCAGTGGCGATCCGAATGCACGCATTTCCAAACCGGCTTGGTACAACCGCCTGCGTCAGGACATGGCGGGAACACCAGAACGCAACGAAGCCAATGTCATCATTGCCCTGACCTCGGATGTCGCCTTCGCCGGAGTTCTGGCCTTCGACGACTTCGCGCAGGCAATCGTTGTGCGGCAACCGCTGCCATGGGATGGCGCGACCGGCCCGTTTCCTCGCGCGTGGGAGGATGCGGACGAAGTTCGCACCGCCGAATGGCTGCAGCTGCGCGGCGTCAATGTCGCCCCCATGGTGGTCGGACGCGCCATTGGAGCCGTCGCCCGTGATCATCGCATCCACCCCGTGCGGGACTGGCTGGATCACCTGCGCTGGGATGGCAAGCCCCGGATCGAGACGTGGACCAGCACCTATCTCGGGGCCGAACCCACTGCCTTCCATCACACAGTTGGTGCGCTGTGGCTGATTTCGGCCATCGCCCGCATCTTCCGACCGGGCGTCAAGGCCGACCACATGCTGATCCTCGAAGGCCCGCAGGGCGCGCGCAAATCCACCGCCATCAAGGTGCTGGCGGGCGAGGAATGGTTCACTGACGAATTGCCCGAGCTGGGGTCCAAGGATGCTGCCATTCACATGCAGGGCATCTGGATCGTTGAGATCGCCGAACTCGACGCCATCGGCCGCGCCGAGGTGTCGCGCATCAAGGCGTTCCTGACTCGCACCACCGACCGCTTCCGGCCTCCCTATGGCCGCTATACCGTCGAGGTGCCGCGCCAGTGCGTCTTCGCGGGGACCGTGAATCCCGACACCTATCTGCGAGACGAGACCGGCAACCGCCGCTTCTGGCCACTCCGCTGTGGCACCATCGACATCGCGGCTCTCGCCCGTGACCGGGACCAGCTCTGGGCCGAAGCCGTCCACCGCTTCCGCGAAGGCGCGATCTGGTGGATCGACGATGCGGCGCTGCTTGCAGAGGCCAGAACCGAACAAGAATCCCGGTATCAGGGCGACGCATGGGATGCCCGCATCGATCGCTGGCTGACCCACGACACCCGAAGCGTCAATCGCGGCCACGCGGGATATGACGATTGGCAGGAAGAAGAGATCGAGCGGGTCGATCCGATCCGCGACGTGTCCGTGGGCGAAATTCTCGAAGGGGCCCTTGGAATTGAACCTGCGAAATGGACGAAGATCGATCAGATGCGGGTCGGTGCCTGGCTGAAATCTCGGCATTGGGAGCGGTATCGTCGCCGCACGGGGGAGACCCGCGAATGGCGCTATCGCAGGCCAGAACGAAAGGACTGA
- a CDS encoding DUF6511 domain-containing protein produces the protein MIDKTAREAKAIRDARMLFAEALTDLGLMEPFFNRTAADIDRLIEAAVTGYVDSMLAQGAVKERTGTAHDDPIPF, from the coding sequence ATGATCGACAAGACCGCCCGCGAAGCCAAAGCGATCCGCGATGCGCGGATGCTCTTCGCTGAAGCCCTGACCGACCTCGGGCTGATGGAGCCCTTCTTCAACCGCACCGCCGCCGACATTGATCGTCTGATCGAGGCGGCCGTGACCGGCTATGTCGACAGCATGCTGGCACAAGGCGCGGTCAAGGAGCGCACCGGCACCGCCCATGACGATCCGATTCCGTTCTGA
- a CDS encoding ATP-binding protein, with protein MTFRIITADERISSAENKTSLAIFGPPGVGKTTLLKSLPAEETVCFDLEAGMKSVQDWRGASIPVRSFTDFRDLVVLIGGPDPAQHPQSWYGTERHAWLQAQHRDSGIEAFLGARRIVFVDSITDLTRQVMAYARQQPEAFSDRTGKPDVRGAYGLLGREVIQALKHLQHARGKTVIFVGVLEKVTDDFGTVTWQPQMEGSKAGRELPGIVDQVVSMQLFAHDAEGGWVLDETATERRLVCKSGNPWGLPAKDRSGRLDMTEPPDLGALLARIDGRTNAHPALSS; from the coding sequence ATGACTTTCCGCATCATCACCGCCGACGAGCGCATATCTTCGGCCGAGAACAAAACCTCCCTGGCGATCTTCGGTCCGCCCGGTGTCGGCAAGACGACGCTTCTGAAATCGCTGCCCGCCGAGGAGACCGTCTGCTTCGACCTCGAAGCTGGAATGAAGTCGGTGCAGGACTGGCGCGGGGCTTCGATCCCGGTGCGCAGCTTCACCGATTTCCGCGATCTGGTGGTGCTGATCGGCGGGCCTGATCCGGCGCAGCATCCGCAATCCTGGTACGGCACCGAACGCCATGCGTGGCTGCAGGCCCAGCACCGCGACAGCGGCATCGAAGCGTTCCTCGGTGCGCGCCGCATCGTGTTTGTCGACTCGATCACCGACTTGACGCGACAGGTCATGGCCTATGCCCGCCAGCAGCCCGAGGCGTTTTCGGACCGGACCGGCAAGCCGGATGTCCGCGGGGCCTATGGTTTGCTGGGGCGCGAGGTGATCCAGGCGCTGAAGCATCTGCAGCATGCGCGCGGCAAGACCGTGATCTTCGTCGGCGTGCTGGAAAAGGTGACCGACGACTTCGGCACCGTCACCTGGCAACCGCAGATGGAGGGCAGCAAGGCCGGACGGGAATTGCCAGGAATTGTTGACCAGGTGGTCTCGATGCAGCTGTTCGCCCACGACGCCGAAGGCGGCTGGGTGCTGGACGAGACCGCCACCGAACGTCGCCTCGTCTGCAAATCCGGCAACCCATGGGGCCTTCCGGCCAAGGACCGCTCCGGCCGTCTGGACATGACCGAGCCGCCCGATTTGGGCGCACTGCTCGCCCGCATCGACGGCCGCACCAACGCCCATCCCGCCCTCTCCTCCTGA
- a CDS encoding ATP-dependent DNA helicase, whose amino-acid sequence MSDFTPSNAQAAAIAEVRDWFENRTDQQQVFRLFGYAGSGKSTVLKFALDDLGLSPHRSAKDGTCVPGVVTATFTGKAALVLNRKGTPARTIHSLIYSVIESTEEEVAAAAAKVQEAETAARRLTGFDRTAAEAGIEAMRQALSAMKHPRFALNPQSDAADAKLIVLDEVSMVGEEMARDLMSFGKPILVLGDPGQLPPIKGEGAFTRDAPDVMLTEIHRQAAESAIIRLATMARMGEPIGFGTYDSFVAKLRKGDITPDQALRGGQLICGLNATRLQLNNAMRAAAGFGGTYLPTGAAEKIICLKNQNDLGLINGMFLTLEGIVDEGSLYFSAIVHDEDGRRIGPLDRDGRPGRLRVYKGHFEDHIANDPKRHDRDWKDKRLLTEATFGWAITAHKAQGSQWENVIVWDDGMGRTDLDRRRWLYTAITRAERGLVLLA is encoded by the coding sequence ATGAGTGACTTCACCCCTTCGAACGCGCAGGCCGCGGCCATCGCCGAAGTCCGCGACTGGTTCGAAAACCGCACCGACCAGCAGCAGGTGTTCCGCCTCTTCGGCTATGCCGGATCGGGCAAGAGCACCGTTCTGAAGTTTGCCCTCGACGACCTCGGCCTGTCACCCCACCGCAGCGCCAAGGATGGCACCTGCGTGCCGGGTGTCGTCACTGCAACCTTCACCGGCAAGGCCGCACTGGTCCTGAACCGCAAGGGCACACCCGCGCGCACCATTCACAGCCTGATCTACTCGGTGATCGAGTCGACCGAAGAGGAAGTCGCGGCCGCCGCCGCAAAGGTGCAGGAGGCGGAAACCGCCGCCCGCAGGCTGACGGGTTTTGACAGGACTGCGGCCGAGGCCGGGATCGAGGCAATGCGCCAGGCGCTTTCGGCCATGAAGCACCCCAGGTTTGCTCTGAACCCGCAGAGCGACGCCGCCGATGCCAAGCTGATCGTGCTGGATGAGGTGTCGATGGTGGGCGAGGAGATGGCGCGCGACCTGATGAGTTTCGGCAAGCCGATCCTTGTGCTGGGCGATCCCGGCCAGTTGCCCCCCATCAAGGGCGAAGGTGCCTTCACCCGCGACGCGCCCGACGTGATGCTCACGGAAATCCACCGCCAGGCGGCGGAAAGCGCCATCATACGGCTGGCCACCATGGCGCGGATGGGCGAACCCATCGGATTCGGCACCTACGACTCTTTCGTGGCCAAGCTGCGCAAGGGCGACATCACCCCGGATCAGGCACTTCGGGGCGGACAGTTGATCTGCGGTCTGAACGCGACGCGGCTGCAGTTGAACAACGCCATGCGCGCGGCAGCGGGGTTTGGCGGGACATACCTGCCCACCGGCGCGGCAGAAAAGATCATCTGCCTGAAAAACCAGAACGACCTCGGGCTGATCAACGGCATGTTTCTGACGCTGGAAGGCATCGTCGACGAAGGCAGTCTCTATTTCTCGGCGATCGTCCATGATGAAGATGGTCGCCGGATCGGGCCCCTTGATCGCGACGGCCGACCGGGCCGTTTGCGCGTCTACAAGGGGCATTTCGAGGATCATATCGCCAATGACCCGAAACGTCATGACCGCGACTGGAAGGACAAGCGACTGCTGACCGAGGCAACCTTCGGTTGGGCAATCACGGCTCACAAGGCGCAGGGATCGCAATGGGAGAACGTAATCGTCTGGGACGACGGGATGGGCCGCACCGATCTGGACCGCCGCCGATGGCTTTATACCGCGATCACCCGGGCCGAGCGCGGCCTGGTGCTACTGGCCTGA